DNA sequence from the Myxococcaceae bacterium JPH2 genome:
CTGCTGGAGCGAGTCGTTCAGCAGCGGCCAGCCGTGCAGCTTGCGCATCTGCTTGCGACCACCCTCCCAGCGCTGGCGCTGCGAGCGGCTCTGCTTCTCCGCGGAGACCATCTCGCCCAGCACCTCGGCCTCCCAGGCGTAGTGCACGCGGTGGCCCGCGCGGCCCAGGCGGATGCCGTACTCCAGGTCCTCCACCACGCTGAAGGCATCGTGCGGCACCTGCTTGAGCACCGCGTGCGTGAAGCACATGCCGTTGCCGCGCAGGCCGCAGGACACGCCCATCCGCTCACGGCCCTGCGAGCGCACGCGGTGGAACATGCCCAGCGCGATGGTCATCAGCCGCGTGCGCCACGACGCGGTGGGGTTCATCACGCCGTAGTGCGCCTGCACCGCGTGCGCGCCGTCCTCCAGGCGCCGCGAGAAGGCGTGCAGCAGGTTGGGCGTCACCACCGTGTCCGCGTCCACCACCACCACCGCGTCCGCCACGCCGTCGCGCTGGCTGCGCTCGAAGGCGTGCGCCAGCGCGTAGCCCTTGCCGCGCTTCTCCGTGTCCTGACGCTCCAGCACGGTGGCGCCCGCCTCGCGGGCCTTCTGCGCCGTGGCGTCCGAGCAGTTGTCCGCGACCACCAGGATGCGCCGCAAGAGCGGCGGGTAGTCCACCGAGGACAGGTTCGCCACCGTGCGCGCGATGCCCAGCTCCTCGTTGTGCGCGGGGATGACGATGTCGAACCGCCGCACCGGGGGCGCGGGCGGCACGGGCGCGGGCCTGCGCCCGGACAACACCGTCAACAGCAGCAGGTACCCACAGCCCGCCGCCACCGGCAAGAGGCCCACGCACAGCGCCACGTCCACCCAGGTCCAGACCGTCACGGATTGCTCTCCCCCGCGCGCGCCGTCAGCGCCGCTCCAGGTCCGCCAGCACCGGCAACTTCAGGATTCGCTCCACCTGCCAGCGCTCCAGGATGCGCCGCCGCAGGATGTCCAGCGCCACCGCCGCGAAGACGGCCAGCGCCACGCCCCCCACCACGCCCCCAATCGCGATGAGCTTCGTGTTGGGCTTGGTGGGCTTCTCCGGGAACAACGCCGGCGTCAGCACCGTGTACCGGTGCTTGAAGGACGCCTTGGAAATCTCCAGCTCCGTCTGCGCCAAATCCAGCCGGCGCAGCTTCTCCGTGTGGCGCGACACCATCACCCGCATCGTGTCCGTGGCCACCGCCACCTGCGGATCATCCGGCGTGCCCAACAGCGCGCCCGCCATGGGCGCCATGGATTGGTCCGTCGGCGAGTCCACGTCATGCCCGCCCATGCGCAGGTACTCCTGGATGAGCGCCTGCTCCTCGGCGCGCATCGACGCGAGCTGCGGCGAGTCCGCCTGCATGGCCGCGATCTTCTGCTCCAGGTCGGTGATGACCGGGTGCTGCGGGCTGAACACCGTGCGCTGCTCGGTGAGCTGGGCGCGCAGCTCGGCGAGCCTCCGGGCGCGCAGCTCCTCGACGTCCGCGATGGCGCGCCGCTTGGACTGCACCATGAACTTGAGCTGGGCCAGGTTGTGGTCCGCCTGGAGGAGCAGCTCGCGGGCGCGCGCCTTCACCGGATCCGAGTCCGCCTTCTTGCGGCGCAGCTCGGCCTGCTTCACCGCCGCTTCCAGCTCGGCGATGGCCTTCTTGATGTTCTCCTTCTCGCGCGCGACCTGTCCCTCCAGGACGCGGACGGACTCGCTGATGGCGGAGACCTCCGCGTCGTGGCGCGCCTCCAGGAAGTTCTTCTGCGCCGCCTCCACGATGTTCATCGCGAGCTGCGGGTCGCTCCAGTCCACGCCGATGGTGACGGTGCCCGTGCCACCCTCGGCCATGACGGTGAGGCCCTGCTCGAGCTGCGCGATGAGCGCGTCCTGCTCGTCCTCCGGCGCGAGCACCGGCGGCTTCTTCTTCAGCAGCTTCTCCTTCAGGTGGCTGATGGGCGAGCGCATCAGCTCGCGGTACTCCACCAGCTTGGCCTGCTGGATGATGGCCTTGAGGTTGTCGCGGCTGAGCACCATCTCCCACGCGGCGCGGGTGGGTTGATCCGCCTCCACGGGGATGGAGCGGCCCGGGTTCACCAGCGCCGCGATGATGAGGTTGCGGTAGGTGAGCAGCCGCGTCTCCACGTGGTACTTGCGCGGCATCAGCTTGCCCGCGACAGAGCCCAGTCCGCCCATCGCCACGATGATGACGAGCCCGAGGAACCAGTGCCGCAGCACCGCGTTCTTCACGAACCCCACCGAGTCCAGGAGGAAGCCCCAGTCGATGAGGTCCGCGGGCGCGTTCGTCTCCTCGCGCTCCGGCATGTACGGAGGCGGGGGGGCGCGCCGGGGTGGCGGGGGCGGCCGAGGCTCGGCCGCGGGTGACGTCATGGATTCCTCCGGCGCGCCGGGGCCTTGAGCGCCTGCTGCACGCGCTTGGCGAACTCCTCCGTGGTGAAGGGCTTGCCCAGGTAGCCGGTGGCGCCGGCCTCCTCGGCGTGCGCCTTGTCCTCGGGGAGGTTGCGCGCGCTGACCATCAGCACCGGCACGTCCGCCACCGCGGGCGAGCGGCGGATGTGCTCACACACGTCATAGCCGGACACGTCCGGCAGCGTGAGGTCCAGGCACACGAGGTCCGGCCGCGCGCTGCTCTGCAGGTGCTTGATGGCGGCCTGGCCGCTCGACACCTCCACCACCTCCGCGACGCCAAGGTGGTCGCGCAAGAGGTCGGCCAGCATCTTCCGGAACATCGGGGAGTCCTCCACCAGGAGGACGGTGCGCAGTTGGGGCTCCATCCGTGGAAACGCCTTTCCCTTCTTTTTCAGCCGAACCCGAACCGAGGCACGAGCACGAGGACGCCATACGCATAGGCCGCGTTGAAGAGAGCGACCCAGAGGATGGCCTTCTTCAATCCGCGCATCGGGTTGGGGTCTCTCGCGGCCGTGCCCGGCAACGCAATGGTGAAGATGAGGACGGACAGGAGGATGAGCTTCGCCATGTGCGGGCCCTTAGAGGATACCAGCTTGACGCACTGCCAGCCCCAGTGAAGCGGACCATTGGAAGCGGGCTGTTTCCACCCCAGGCGACCGGCTCCACGCGGTCCGCGCCTCGGACTCCACCGAGACCCAACGGGTGAAGGCATAGCTCGCTCCCAGCCCTCCCAGTATCAGCCGGTCCGCCGTGGCCCCTCCTACCGCGAAGGCCGTTCCTCCGGTGGCGGACACTCGGGCGCGGGGCCCCAACATCCAGGTGCCAGACGCCGTCACATCCGCCCGGGGGTACACCTGTCCCGTCAACCGGTCGACGAAGGGCGTGACGTGCGCGGAGAGCCGACCCGTGAAGTCGTACTCGCGCGAGGGGATCCGGTAACCCATCGCGACGGTGAGGTCGGGCAGCACGTCCGTGCGCTCCAGGCCCTCCGCGGACAGCGACTGCGCGACGCCCACGCCCATCCCCGCCTCCAGCGACGTGCGCCGGTCCATGCGCCAGTTCCAGCCCTCGGTGAGCGTGAGGACGGTGGCGTGCGCGCCGGTGGAGAAGCGCGTGTCGGTGGCGCCCACGGAAGTCGACAGCACCTGACGCTGCGCCAGCGCCCAGCCGAGCGCCGCCTGCGCGCGCGGGCCGTACTGCAGTGGCACCGCCTCGCGCGCGCCGCCGTTGAGGCCGCCGCTGACCGCGAAGGCCGCCGAGGCGGACAGGCCCAGCCCGCGCCCCAGCCACGTGGTGGTGGTGCCCAGCGTGGTGAGCGAGGAGAGGAAGTAGACGCTGCCGCCCTGGGGCAGCGGCTGGAGCGGGCCATCTCCGACGGGCCGCGAGGGCGAGTCCGCCACGGGCACGGTGCTCAAGAGGTCCACCCGACCCAGCACGAACTCCTGGCTGCCGTGGAGCGTGAGGCCCCGGTCCGCGCGCCAGTCACCGACGAGGCGCCCCACGTGCTGCACCTCGGTGCGCGCGCTCTGGGTGACTTCCCGCAAACTGAGGCGCGGGGCGTACTCCGCCTGGAGCTGCGTGCCGCCGTCGCGGAACAAGAGGGACAGCGAGGGCGTCAGCTCCGCGTCGCCCGTGATGGAGGGCGTGGTCGTCGTCGTCTGCGTGGTGCTGGCGTCGAGCGAGCGCACGCGCGAGTCCGCGCGCACGGCGACGCCATAGCTCACCGAGGCCGAGGCCACCTCCAGCCATGCACTGGTGAGCGCCGCCCCGAGCACGGACTACTCCACCACGACCACGTCGCCAGGGCGCAGGCGGAAGCCCACGGCGCGGCCCTCCGCGCGGATGAGGTCGCGGTAGCGCACGCGGATGCGGGTGGGGGCGGGCAGCTCGGACTCGTCGCGCCGCAGGACGAAGATGCGGTCCGGGTGGGCGTAGTCGGTGAAGCCTCCCGCGCCGGCCAGGGCCTGGAGCAGCGTGGCGGTGGGCTCCAGCACCAGCGGCCCAATGCGTGACACCTCGCCCATCATCGTCACCGTCATGGGCTTGGCCTCCTCCAGGGAGACCGTGACGACGGGGTGGTTGATGAAGTCCTTGAGGCGCGTCTGGATCTGCTGCGACAGCAGGGCCGGCGTCTGGCCCGCGGCCTCCACGTCATCCAGGAAGAGCAGGCTGATCCGCCCGTCCTCGCGCACCTTGGCGCGCGTGGTGAGCGACTCCTGGTTCCACACGCGGATGCTGAGCACGTCCCCCGGGACGATGCGGTAGGCCGCGTCCACGGCGGGGGGCTTCTCCTGGTACTCGTCCACCCAGACGTACTTGCCCAGGCCGCCGCACGCGGGCGCAAGCCCGAGCAGCGCGACGCAGGCGAGCGCGCGGGAGAGGACGGCGGGGCGGGGGCGCGTGGGGGACATGGGCGGGGAGACTCTCACGCGAGAGGAGGGACCGCGACAGGGGCGGGGGCAGGGGCGCCTCGGTTGCGCGCCAGCTTGAGCACCAGGGCCAGCTCCGCCGGGCGCACCGCGCCGGTGACGAGGATGAGCGCGACGTAGAGGACCGCCTCCAGACCCAGGCGGACCCACGGCTGGATGAAGGACAGCAGCGGATCCACCGCGAAGCACGTGAGGCACACGGCCGTCGTCTTGGCCAGCATGACGAGCGAGCGCCGGTCGAACGACGCGCGGCCCATGCGCCACAGGAACAGCGCCGTCACGAGCAGCTCGGTGATGAGCATGCACAGCGCGGTGGCGGTGGCGCCGCCGCCGTCACCCAGGCGCTCATGGAGCACGGGCACCAGCACCAGGTTGAGCAGCGGATCCAACACCGCGCCCATCACCGCCGCGGCCGTCACCCACCAGGGCTTGTTCATCATGGTGAGCCACACGCTGCTGACCATGGTGACGTAGACGAGCACGAACAGCGGGGACAGCACGCGCAGCGGCATGGTGGACTCGTCGAAGCCCGGCCCGTTCATCAGCCGCACCCACGAGTGGGCGCCCAGCACCATGGCCATCATCATGGGGACGGTGACGGAGAGCGTGCCCTCCAGCGAGCGGCGGGTGAGCTGCGTCAGCTCCGCCTCCGAGCGGGACGCGGCGCGCGACATGAGCGGCATCAGCACCCAGCCGAAGATGGGGTTGATGAGGAAGGTGAGGCTGGCGATGTTCCACGCGCCCCAGTACCAGCCCACTTCCTTCATGGAGCCCAGCGTGCCCAAAAGGGACATGTCCACGCGGCCGTTGCACGCGAGCGCGGCGGCGGTGAGGAAGTAGGGCAGGCAGTCCTTCATCACGCGCCGGGTGGCGACCCAGTCCACGCGGAAGCGCAGGCCCAGGTGCGTCTGCGCCAGACGCCAGCCGATGCCCAGCTTCACGGACTCGGCCGCGACGATGGGGATGGCCAACCACTGGAGCCCCACGCCGCCCGCCGCCGCGAGCGCGAGCCCGCCGCCCCAGATGAGCTTGGTGACGATGTTGGAGACGGAGAGCCCCGCCACCTTGCCCTTGGCGTGCAGCAGCGCCGCCATGCACGCGTTGATGATGATGAGCGCCTGCGCCAGCGCGAACCACTGCACCAGGTGGCGCACCTCGGGGGGCTCGTTGCGGAAGTGGAGCACCACCGCGAGCGCGCCCATCAGCAGCACCGTCATGCCCAGCCGCACGAGCATGGTGGTGCCGAAGAAGTCGCTGGCGTGCTCGGGCCGGACCGCGACTTCCTTGCGGATGTACGTCTCCAGGCCCAGGTTGGTGACGATGAAGAAGGTGGCGGAGAAGCTGTCCGCCCAGCTGAAGTAGCCGAGCGCCTCGGGGCCGAGGTAGCGCGCCATCAGCGGCCGGATGGCCAACGCGATGGCGAACGTCACGAGCAGCGAACCGCCGAGCTGCAAGGTGTTGCGCACCGCGCCTCGGACTTCGTTCGTGCTGTCGCCCTGGCCGCTGTCCTGCGGAGTGGAGTTCTGGGTGTTCACGGTCATGACGGCGCTGGGACCCCCGGGCCCCGGGGGGGCGCGCACATAGAAGACGAGCGGCCGCGGCACGTCAACGCCGCTCGCCCGACAGCCCGAGGACCTAGCTGGCCCCGCGTCCGGTGATGACCACCGGCACGGTCTGCAAGAGGAGCCTCAGGTCACTGGTGAGGCTCCAGTGGTCGATGTACTGCATGTCCAGATACATCCACTCCTCGAAGGAGATCTGGTTCCGTCCGGACACCTGCCAGATGCAGGTCAGACCCGGGCGCACGGACAGGCGGCGGCGCTGCCAGGTCTCGTACTTGGCGACCTCGGAGGGCACGGGCGGGCGCGGCCCGACGATGCTCATCTCGCCGCGCAGCACGTTGATGAACTGGGGCAGCTCGTCGATGGAGAACTTGCGGATGAAGCGGCCGATGCCGGTGATGCGCGGGTCGTTCTTCATCTTGAAGACGGGGCCCGACTGCTCGTTCATCGCCGCCAGCTTCTCCTTCAGCTCCTCGGCGTTGACCACCATGGAGCGGAACTTGAGCATGTAGAACGGCTTGCCGTGCTGTCCGGTGCGCAGCTGCTTGAAGAAGATGGGGCCGCGCGAGGTGAGCTTGATGCCGGCGGCCACCACCGCGAAGACGGGCAGCAGCATCCAGATGGCCACCGCGGACACCGCGATGTCGAACAGGCGCTTCATCGCCATCTGGTGCGGCTTGGGCGCCACCGCGGCGAAGTGGAGGTAGCCATCCGCCACCGCGGCGGAGTCCACCGGGCGCGCGCGGTCCAGGCGGAAGCTGTGCGCCGGCAGCGCGAACGGCACGCCGAAGCGCTCGGCCAGCTTGATGGCGGCCTGCATGGCCTCGCCCTGGCGCAGCGTCTGGCCGGCGATGAAGACCTCGCTCACCGGCATGGTGCGCAGGATGCGCTCCAGATCATCCACGGTGCCGAGCACGGTCGCGGGCAGCCCGTCTCCGGAGTGGTCGTCGTGGTAGCGCACGTAGCCCAAGAGCGTGCTGCGGCCGCGCTTGAGCAGGTCCTCGCCCGTGTAGCGGCCCATGGCCCCGGTGCCCACGATGAGCACCTCGTCCATGGGCGCCTCCTGAGAGGCCATGTGGCGGAAGACGAACAGGCGCAGCATCAGCGCCACCGGCCAGAAGATGACGAGCAGGGGTGCCACGCCGGGCACGCGCGCCGCGTCCGGCAAGCCCAGCTGCACCACGGCGAGCACCGTCACCACCGCGAGCGTCGTCACCGAGACGAGCGCCACGTGGTCCAGGCGGCTGCGCTCCGCGAAGCGCGAGTCGTACAGACACAGCGCCGTGCCGGTGATGAGCCACACCAGGACGGCGATCACAATGAGCCCCGGCAGCGCCCAGCCCGGGTTGCCCGGGAGCTGCCCGCCCAACCACGCGGAGCCCGTCAGCACGCCCGCGAGCAGGACCAGGTCCACGGTCAGGTTCATCTTGGCCGCGATGCCCGGCGCCAGCTTCGGCGTGTCGGTGGTGGTTTCCTCGACCTTGACCAGCAGCGGATTCCCGGATGGGAGCGCCGACGACGTCGGCGACTTGGGACTCTCGACCGCGGCGCTAGAGCTTGCACTGCTCATCGTGTCCACCCCCCTCCGCCAACCATCTGGACGCTGGCAGAGGATGCCGTTGTGCCTTCAAAAGTACAAGAAGAGGGAAAAACCTGTTTGCCCGATAGGGCGGCGCGTTGCAACCTCTGCACGGTAAGTAAGACGTGACAAGAGGTGAATTCTTGGCGGCGACCGCCCCCGGTCGCAGACGGCGTGTTGCGCGGAACACCTTGCCTGGGACCCCTGTCACGCGCCGCCGGCTGCTCGGGGACACAGTGCAGGTCCGGTGCCGTCCCCTTGCTGTCTTTATGAGAGATTGGGGAACCCGCTGAGTGCGAAATCCCCGTGAAACTTCAAGGTGTTGCATGGCGCGGGGGAAGGGCGAGGCGGGAGGCGCCCGCGTAGACGTTGCAGCGGCCGTTCCGCGCGAACGCAGCCAGCGTCACGCCAGAACGCAGCGCCAGGTCGATGGCCAGGGAGCTAGCGGCTGAAAAGCTGACTATCATGCTTAATCCGGAAGCTATCGCCTTCTGGACAATCTCGAAACTGGCGCGACTGCTGACCACCAAAGCGACGGGTGGGTTTGAAACGACCTGGGCGCGCGCCAGGGACGGGGCGCGGACCTTCCCGGCGAGCACGAGGGCGCCCACGACCTTGTCCACGGCGTTGTGGCGGCCCACGTCCTCGTAGGCGGCGAGCACCTGTCCGGAGGCGTCCAGGGCGGCGGCGGCGTGGACGCCTCCGGTGCGCTCGAAGTTGCGCTGGGCCTCCTGCAGCCGCTGGGCGGCGAGGGCCATCAGCTCCGGGGACAGCGGGGGCCCAGGCGGGGGTGGGGCGCAACGCTCGAGCAGGTCGCTGACGGAGCGACGTCCGCACACGCCGCAGGCGGAGGTGGTGAGGGTGCCCCGTCGGGTGGTGGCCAGTCGCTCGACATCGAACACGACGCCCGGCGCGGGAGTGACCTCCAGGACATTGCCCCAGCCCTCCTCCCCCGGACGACCGCAGTGGGCCAGCCCGCCCAGGTCGTCCACGCTGCGCAGCAGGCCCTCCGCGAAGAGGAAGCCCACGGCGAGTTCGCGATCATTCCCCGGGGTCCGCATGGTGGTGGCCACGGGGTCTCCGCTCACGCGGATCTCCAGCGGCTCCTCCACGGCGACGCGGTCCTCCTCGGTGGGGTTCAGCGTGGTGCCGTCCCAGCGCTGGACCTCGCGCGTGGCGACGCCTCGGGGCTCACCGGCCATGGGCGCTCCCCAGCTTCAGCGTGGCGAGGACGAGGTCCGCCACCGCGCGCGCATCCGACGCGGCCACCCTGCGCGCGGCGAGCGAGCCCAGGGCGTGCGCGGGCGCGTCCGTGAGGACGGCGAGCACCTCCGGACGCGTGGTGGCGAGCGGGGGCTGGAGACCCTCTCGCCAGACCTCCAGCTTGGGCAACGGGCCGTCCTTCCATCCCTCCACGAGCACCAGGTCCACGGTGTCCGCGAGCCCTGCGAGGAGCGGCCCCAGCGCATCGTCGAGCGGCTCCGCGCGGGTGAGCTGCACCCCCTCGGGCGTGGCGAAGCCCACGAGCGCCGCGCCCGCCGTCTGGAAGCGCGCCGTGTCGCTCCCAGGGCGGTGCAGCGGATGCGTGTCGGACGAGTGCTTCACCACGGCGACGCGCAAGCTCCGCGCGGACAGCTCCGTGACGAGGCGCTCCAGGAGCGTCGTCTTGCCGGCGCCGGACCAGCCGACGACGGCGAGGGCGGGAGGCACGCTCATGGGCTCGGGGACTCCGAGGTCGCGGGCGTGAACGTCGGACGGTCGAACAGCTCCACGTCCACGCGGTCGCCCTCGGCGAAGTCGGCGCGGCCGGTGGGGAGGACGGCCCAGCCCTCCGCGCCCACGTTCTGCAGAATCTGCCCCGAGCCTTGAGGCCGCAGCCGCGCCCACGGGTCGCCACCGTCGCCTCGCGATTCCAGCGCGGAGACGGTGAGGAGATAGGTGAGGCCCGCTTGCTTGTGCCGAGCCTCGGTGAGTCGCGCGGTGATGCGACGGCGATGCTCGTGCACGCCCTGATGTCGCAGCAGGAGCGGGCGCGCGAGCTGGTCGAACGCGACGGTGGCCGCGCCAGGATTGCCGGGCAGCACGACGACGGCGGTGGTGCCCAGGCGCGCCACGGCCACGGGCTTGCCGGGCTTGAGGGCCACGCCGTCCACGAGGAACCGCGCACCAAGCGCGGTCAGCACGCGCTTCACGTGGTCACGGTCTCCCACCGACGCGCCGCCGGTGGTGATGAGCACGTCCACCTCGGGCGCGAGGCGCAGCAGGGCGTCTCGCAGCGCGGCCTCGTCGTCGCGCACGCGAGTGAGCTGTGTCACCTGCGCGCCGGCCTCACGGGCGAGCGCGGAGACGAGGACGAGGTTGCTCTCGTAGACCTGGTGCGCGAGCGCGGGCTGGCCGGGAGCGACCAGCTCATCTCCCGTGGCGAGCACCGCCACGCGTGGGGCGGGGCGCACCAGCGCGGTGGTGTCTCCCAGGGACGCGAGCACGCCGAGCACGGCCGCATCCACGCGCAGCCCTGCTGAGAAGAGCGGGCTGCCGGAGAGGACTTCCTCGCCCATTCGGCGCAGGTCGTGGCCCGGAGTGACGGTGACGAAGATGTCGACCTCGCGTCCCTCATCGGCGGGGCGCGCGGCCTCCTGGCGGACGATGGCGTCGGCTCCGTTGGGGAGCGGGGCGCCGGTGAAGATGCGGGCGGCCTCGCCGGGGCGCAGCGCGCGAGCGGGCAGGGCACCGGCGTAGACGGTGTCGACGACGCGCAGGCGCACCGGGTGGTCGCGGTTGGCGCCTCGCGTCTCCTCGGCGCGCACGGCCCAGCCATCCATCGCGGAGTTGTCGCAGCCCGGCAGCGAGCGTGTCGCGCGGAGCGGCGCGGCCAGGAAGCGCCCATGGGCGAGCGCGAGCGGCAGACGCTCGGGGGCCGCGGGAGCGATGGCGCCGAGGGCGGCCTGCCGCGCGGCGGAGAGGGACAGGAGCGACATGACTCGGCCGCACCTTAAGCGCGTGCGCGAGTTCCTTGTCCATCGTCACGGCGTGAGGGGTGCTCGCCTCCCTCCTGACCTGTCGGGAAGGAGGCGATGGTTCGGGATGCGGCCCTGGGTCATTCTCGCCGGCCTTGGAGTGCAACGGGAGCGCAGCGGGAGCGTCGCGCTCGCGTGACACGGGGCCGGCATGGGACGGTGTCCGAGGGAGGTGTGCGTGGAGAAGAGTGCCCGAGCCCCGGAGCATCCGGACGTGACGCTCGCCCTCATCGCGGGAGGACGCGGGACGCGGCTGTCCGGCGTGGCGAAGGGGCTGCTCGTCGTCGAGGGGCGCACGGTGATGGAGCGACAGCTCGCATTGGCCCCGCTGTTCGCGGAGGTGGTGCTGGTGGCGAACGCGCCGGAGCCCTATGCGCGCTTCGGGCTGCGCACGGTGCCGGACGCCATCGCGGGGAAGGGCGCGCCGGGGGGCGTGCACGCGGCGCTGGGGGCCGCGCGGACACCTTGGGTCTTCACGGTGGCGTGCGACATGCCCTTCGTCTCGGCCGAGGTGGTGCGCGCGGTGCTGGCGGCGCGGAGCTCGGAGGTGGACGCGGTCTGCGGTGAGGTCGAGGGGCGATGGGAGCCGTTGCTCGCGGTGTATCGCGCGGGGCTCGCGGCGGAGTGGGGTGCCGCGCTCGCGGAGGACCCCTCCCTGCGGCGACTGCTGGCGCGCGCGAGGACGCGGGTGCTGCCCGAGTCCGAGCTGCGCGCGGTGGATCCGACGTTGCGCGCCTGGGTGAACGTGAACACGCCCGAAGAACTCGCGCGCCACGGCGTCTCCCTGCCGACGCGATAGCGCGGCGTGCGCCGGGCCCCGCCCGCGTGGACGGGGCCCGACACGTCACGGGCTCAGCGGCACGCGTCCACGAGCCGACGCCGCGGCCGTCCCTCCCAACCGCGCTGGTGGAAGGCGTAGCCCGCGACCAGCGGCAGGGTGACGGTGGCCTCGCCGTAGACCATCTGCTCGTGCACGGTGGACACCTTGCCCCAGCTGCTGGCCTCGCGGAGGGTGGATCCGGAGAGGGCGCCGTCGCGCTCGTCAGCCACGGTGAGCTGGATGGCGTACTGGTGCATGTCCACGGGCTTGCCGACGAAGTCCGCGGCCACCACCACGTCCTGCGCGAAGTTCTTCGGCACGCCGCCGCCCACCATGAACAGGCCGGAGGTGTCCATGGCGAGCCGGCAGCGCGTCAGCTCCAGGAAGTCTCGTGCGCTGTCGATGGACAGGTGGGGTTGGCCCTGCCGCTCCCACTGGTGACGCACGAGCCCGAAGCCCGCCGAGCAATCACTGAAGGCGGGGACGAAGATGGGCACGCCCGCCTCGTGCGCGGCGAGCACCACGCTGTCGCGCGTCTTCCCGTGCTGCGCGAGGTAGCGCCCCATCTCGCCAATGAACTCACGCGAGGAGTAGGGCCGCGGCTCCAACGCGCTGGCGAGGGTGGCGATGGTGGCGTCGCACTCGCGCAGCTCGTCCTCGTTGATGAACGTGTCGTAGATGCGGTCGATGTGCAGCTCACGCAGGGCGTTGTCGTCCGCGTCGGCGCGGCCTCGGTAGTGGCGGAAGCCCAGCGCCTCGAAGAAGTCCTGGTCGACGATGAGCGCGCCCGTGGCGACGATGGCGTCCACCATGCGGTTGCGCACCAGCTCCACCACCACCTGCTTCAGGCCCGCGGAGAAGAGGCTGCCCGCCAGGCAGAGGATGATGCCGCAGC
Encoded proteins:
- a CDS encoding glycosyltransferase codes for the protein MTVWTWVDVALCVGLLPVAAGCGYLLLLTVLSGRRPAPVPPAPPVRRFDIVIPAHNEELGIARTVANLSSVDYPPLLRRILVVADNCSDATAQKAREAGATVLERQDTEKRGKGYALAHAFERSQRDGVADAVVVVDADTVVTPNLLHAFSRRLEDGAHAVQAHYGVMNPTASWRTRLMTIALGMFHRVRSQGRERMGVSCGLRGNGMCFTHAVLKQVPHDAFSVVEDLEYGIRLGRAGHRVHYAWEAEVLGEMVSAEKQSRSQRQRWEGGRKQMRKLHGWPLLNDSLQQGSRLLFDLAMDVLVPPLSQLVLAMVGGAVLAAGLVWLSGGTAVAASGVAAFGLFSLTAYVLRGWWVSGVGPRGLLDLAWAPVYVVWKVGLMLRGAGAEKRGEWVRTTREAERR
- a CDS encoding chain-length determining protein; the protein is MTSPAAEPRPPPPPRRAPPPPYMPEREETNAPADLIDWGFLLDSVGFVKNAVLRHWFLGLVIIVAMGGLGSVAGKLMPRKYHVETRLLTYRNLIIAALVNPGRSIPVEADQPTRAAWEMVLSRDNLKAIIQQAKLVEYRELMRSPISHLKEKLLKKKPPVLAPEDEQDALIAQLEQGLTVMAEGGTGTVTIGVDWSDPQLAMNIVEAAQKNFLEARHDAEVSAISESVRVLEGQVAREKENIKKAIAELEAAVKQAELRRKKADSDPVKARARELLLQADHNLAQLKFMVQSKRRAIADVEELRARRLAELRAQLTEQRTVFSPQHPVITDLEQKIAAMQADSPQLASMRAEEQALIQEYLRMGGHDVDSPTDQSMAPMAGALLGTPDDPQVAVATDTMRVMVSRHTEKLRRLDLAQTELEISKASFKHRYTVLTPALFPEKPTKPNTKLIAIGGVVGGVALAVFAAVALDILRRRILERWQVERILKLPVLADLERR
- a CDS encoding response regulator, translating into MEPQLRTVLLVEDSPMFRKMLADLLRDHLGVAEVVEVSSGQAAIKHLQSSARPDLVCLDLTLPDVSGYDVCEHIRRSPAVADVPVLMVSARNLPEDKAHAEEAGATGYLGKPFTTEEFAKRVQQALKAPARRRNP
- a CDS encoding polysaccharide biosynthesis/export family protein; protein product: MSPTRPRPAVLSRALACVALLGLAPACGGLGKYVWVDEYQEKPPAVDAAYRIVPGDVLSIRVWNQESLTTRAKVREDGRISLLFLDDVEAAGQTPALLSQQIQTRLKDFINHPVVTVSLEEAKPMTVTMMGEVSRIGPLVLEPTATLLQALAGAGGFTDYAHPDRIFVLRRDESELPAPTRIRVRYRDLIRAEGRAVGFRLRPGDVVVVE
- a CDS encoding flippase — its product is MNTQNSTPQDSGQGDSTNEVRGAVRNTLQLGGSLLVTFAIALAIRPLMARYLGPEALGYFSWADSFSATFFIVTNLGLETYIRKEVAVRPEHASDFFGTTMLVRLGMTVLLMGALAVVLHFRNEPPEVRHLVQWFALAQALIIINACMAALLHAKGKVAGLSVSNIVTKLIWGGGLALAAAGGVGLQWLAIPIVAAESVKLGIGWRLAQTHLGLRFRVDWVATRRVMKDCLPYFLTAAALACNGRVDMSLLGTLGSMKEVGWYWGAWNIASLTFLINPIFGWVLMPLMSRAASRSEAELTQLTRRSLEGTLSVTVPMMMAMVLGAHSWVRLMNGPGFDESTMPLRVLSPLFVLVYVTMVSSVWLTMMNKPWWVTAAAVMGAVLDPLLNLVLVPVLHERLGDGGGATATALCMLITELLVTALFLWRMGRASFDRRSLVMLAKTTAVCLTCFAVDPLLSFIQPWVRLGLEAVLYVALILVTGAVRPAELALVLKLARNRGAPAPAPVAVPPLA
- a CDS encoding sugar transferase: MSSASSSAAVESPKSPTSSALPSGNPLLVKVEETTTDTPKLAPGIAAKMNLTVDLVLLAGVLTGSAWLGGQLPGNPGWALPGLIVIAVLVWLITGTALCLYDSRFAERSRLDHVALVSVTTLAVVTVLAVVQLGLPDAARVPGVAPLLVIFWPVALMLRLFVFRHMASQEAPMDEVLIVGTGAMGRYTGEDLLKRGRSTLLGYVRYHDDHSGDGLPATVLGTVDDLERILRTMPVSEVFIAGQTLRQGEAMQAAIKLAERFGVPFALPAHSFRLDRARPVDSAAVADGYLHFAAVAPKPHQMAMKRLFDIAVSAVAIWMLLPVFAVVAAGIKLTSRGPIFFKQLRTGQHGKPFYMLKFRSMVVNAEELKEKLAAMNEQSGPVFKMKNDPRITGIGRFIRKFSIDELPQFINVLRGEMSIVGPRPPVPSEVAKYETWQRRRLSVRPGLTCIWQVSGRNQISFEEWMYLDMQYIDHWSLTSDLRLLLQTVPVVITGRGAS
- a CDS encoding molybdopterin molybdotransferase MoeA, translated to MSLLSLSAARQAALGAIAPAAPERLPLALAHGRFLAAPLRATRSLPGCDNSAMDGWAVRAEETRGANRDHPVRLRVVDTVYAGALPARALRPGEAARIFTGAPLPNGADAIVRQEAARPADEGREVDIFVTVTPGHDLRRMGEEVLSGSPLFSAGLRVDAAVLGVLASLGDTTALVRPAPRVAVLATGDELVAPGQPALAHQVYESNLVLVSALAREAGAQVTQLTRVRDDEAALRDALLRLAPEVDVLITTGGASVGDRDHVKRVLTALGARFLVDGVALKPGKPVAVARLGTTAVVVLPGNPGAATVAFDQLARPLLLRHQGVHEHRRRITARLTEARHKQAGLTYLLTVSALESRGDGGDPWARLRPQGSGQILQNVGAEGWAVLPTGRADFAEGDRVDVELFDRPTFTPATSESPSP
- a CDS encoding molybdenum cofactor guanylyltransferase, with the protein product MGRCPREVCVEKSARAPEHPDVTLALIAGGRGTRLSGVAKGLLVVEGRTVMERQLALAPLFAEVVLVANAPEPYARFGLRTVPDAIAGKGAPGGVHAALGAARTPWVFTVACDMPFVSAEVVRAVLAARSSEVDAVCGEVEGRWEPLLAVYRAGLAAEWGAALAEDPSLRRLLARARTRVLPESELRAVDPTLRAWVNVNTPEELARHGVSLPTR